A single Perca flavescens isolate YP-PL-M2 chromosome 2, PFLA_1.0, whole genome shotgun sequence DNA region contains:
- the tbck gene encoding TBC domain-containing protein kinase-like protein isoform X4 codes for MRPLKDAQLGAFTFFASALPHDVCGSNGLPLTPNSIKILGRFQILKTITHPRLCQYVDISRGKHERLIVVAEHFENSLSDFQKQGKTASPETVLQIAYEVLEGLEFMNKHGMVHRALSAHNVLMDCKGNVKLAKFGLYHMTDHGADVDFPIGYPSYLAPEVIAQGSFSPHDAAPLPSGPKTDVWSLGVLLFELCAGRRLLQNIHISERLKFILTLGCMDDIVTVLAEEHGCLDAIKELPENVLELLRKCLTFLPSKRPTPAELLGDPVFSGISFLYTPFQKPVSLFSSSLRCAHLELPEDISDLCKGDDEDYLSERAIDEVYHLWCLAGGDLEKELTNKEIIQSKPPICTLPNFVLEDGESFGQGRDRSFLLDDTTVTLSLCQLKNRLKDVAGEAYYPLLEDEQSSLPQSNSSNELSATVTLPLIIRERDTEYQLIRIILFDRLLKAYPYKKNLVWKEARVDVPPLVRGLAWAALLGIEGDIQAKYESIDKDTPIPTDRQIEVDIPRCHQYDELLSSPQGHIKFRRVLKAWVVSHPDLVYWQGLDSLCAPFLYLNFNNEALAYACMSAFIPKYLYNFFLKDNSHVIQEYLTVFSQMIAFHDPELSNHLNEIGFIPDMCFRCTRSSTCGTRCCWVTPLSPSVSAWPYCSSSGTVSWQMASMSASYSSLTCQKLTLSAVFVNPSTSSAGLQRALLIDSMLSHQSPLVTTALGKQQHTIRLTTRTWPRQTCLGSLWRCAT; via the exons ATGAGGCCCCTCAAAGACGCCCAGCTGGGGGCCTTCACCTTCTTTGCCTCAGCTCTCCCTCATGATGTCTGTGGGAGCAATGGTCTCCCTCTTACCCCCAACTCTATCAAAATCCTGGGACGTTTCCAGATCCTCAAGACCATCACTCACCCCAGACTCTGCCAATATGTGGACATCTCCAGAGGGAAACACG AACGCCTGATTGTTGTTGCTGAACACTTTGAAAACAGTTTAAGTGATTTTCAAAAACAGGGGAAAACAGCCAG cCCAGAGACAGTGCTGCAGATAGCCTATGAGGTCCTTGAAGGTCTGGAGTTTATGAACAAACATGGTATGGTGCACAGAGCCCTCAGCGCACACAATGTGCTCATGGACTGCAAG GGGAATGTCAAGCTGGCAAAGTTTGGCCTTTATCATATGACGGATCATGGGGCCGATGTAGATTTTCCCATTGG GTACCCATCATACCTTGCTCCAGAGGTGATCGCTCAGGGCTCCTTTTCACCCCATGATGCAGCTCCTCTGCCTTCAGGACCCAAGACAGATGTCTGGTCTCTTGGGGTTTTGCTCTTTGAATTATGTGCA GGTAGACGACTGCTGCAGAATATTCATATAAGTGAGAGATTGAAATTCATTCTAACCTTGG GTTGCATGGACGACATTGTCACTGTCCTTGCTGAGGAACATGGTTGCCTTGATGCTATTAAG GAGCTGCCTGAGAATGTTCTCGAGTTATTAAGGAAATGCTTGACATTTCTTCCATCCAAAAG GCCGACCCCTGCAGAGCTGCTGGGAGACCCTGTGTTTAGTGGCATCTCCTTCCTCTATACGCCCTTCCAGAAGCCTGTGAgtcttttttcctcttccctGCGCTGTGCACATCTGGAGCTCCCAGAAGACATCAGTGACCTTTGCAAAGGT gatgatGAAGACTACCTGTCAGAGCGGGCCATAGATGAGGTGTACCATCTGTGGTGTCTGGCAGGGGGAGACTTGGAGAAGGAGCTGACCAACAAGGAGATCATCCAGTCCAAACCTCCAATCTGCACACTGCCCAA TTTTGTCCTGGAAGACGGAGAGTCATTTGGCCAGGGAAGGGATCGGAGTTTCTTGCTTGACGACACAACAGTGACACTGTCTCTCTGCCAACTCAAAAAT AGGCTAAAGGATGTAGCAGGAGAAGCCTATTACCCTCTACTGGAAGACGA ACAGTCAAGTCTGCCTCAGTCCAACAGCAGCAATGAGCTGTCGGCCACCGTCACGCTCCCACTCATCATCCGCGAGAGAGACACCGAGTACCAACTCATCCGCATCATCCTCTTTGACAGGCTTCTCAAG GCCTATCCTTACAAAAAGAACCTGGTGTGGAAAGAGGCCAGGGTGGATGTCCCCCCTCTTGTTCGAGGCCTGGCGTGGGCAGCACTGCTGGGCATTGAG GGGGACATTCAAGCCAAATACGAGAGCATAGACAAGGATACTCCCATaccaactgacagacag ATTGAGGTGGACATCCCACGCTGCCACCAGTACGACGAGCTGCTGTCGTCTCCTCAGGGCCACATCAAGTTCAGGCGTGTGTTGAAAGCCTGGGTGGTCTCCCACCCTGACCTGGTCTACTGGCAGG GTTTGGATTCACTTTGTGCCCCATTCCTCTACTTGAATTTCAATAATGAAg CCCTGGCATATGCCTGCATGTCTGCCTTCATCCCCAAGTACTTGTACAACTTTTTCCTGAAGGACAACTCTCATGTCATTCAAG AGTACTTGACCGTCTTCTCCCAAATGATTGCCTTCCATGACCCAGAGCTAAGCAACCATCTAAATGAGATTGGATTCATCCCAGAC ATGTGTTTCCGCTGCACAAGATCTTCCACCTGTGGGACACGCTGCTGCTGGGTAACTCCTCTTTCCCCTTCTGTATCGGCGTGGCCATACTGCAGCAGCTCAGGGACCGTCTCTTGGCAAATGGCTTCAATGAGTGCATCCTACTCTTCTCTGACCTGCCAG
- the tbck gene encoding TBC domain-containing protein kinase-like protein isoform X5 — MRPLKDAQLGAFTFFASALPHDVCGSNGLPLTPNSIKILGRFQILKTITHPRLCQYVDISRGKHERLIVVAEHFENSLSDFQKQGKTASPETVLQIAYEVLEGLEFMNKHGMVHRALSAHNVLMDCKGNVKLAKFGLYHMTDHGADVDFPIGYPSYLAPEVIAQGSFSPHDAAPLPSGPKTDVWSLGVLLFELCAGRRLLQNIHISERLKFILTLGCMDDIVTVLAEEHGCLDAIKELPENVLELLRKCLTFLPSKRPTPAELLGDPVFSGISFLYTPFQKPVSLFSSSLRCAHLELPEDISDLCKGDDEDYLSERAIDEVYHLWCLAGGDLEKELTNKEIIQSKPPICTLPNFVLEDGESFGQGRDRSFLLDDTTVTLSLCQLKNRLKDVAGEAYYPLLEDEQSSLPQSNSSNELSATVTLPLIIRERDTEYQLIRIILFDRLLKAYPYKKNLVWKEARVDVPPLVRGLAWAALLGIEGDIQAKYESIDKDTPIPTDRQIEVDIPRCHQYDELLSSPQGHIKFRRVLKAWVVSHPDLVYWQGLDSLCAPFLYLNFNNEALAYACMSAFIPKYLYNFFLKDNSHVIQEYLTVFSQMIAFHDPELSNHLNEIGFIPDMCFRCTRSSTCGTRCCWVTPLSPSVSAWPYCSSSGTVSWQMASMSASYSSLTCQKLTLSAVFVNPSTSSAGLQRALLIDSMLSHQSPLVTTALGKQQHTIRLTTRTWPRQT, encoded by the exons ATGAGGCCCCTCAAAGACGCCCAGCTGGGGGCCTTCACCTTCTTTGCCTCAGCTCTCCCTCATGATGTCTGTGGGAGCAATGGTCTCCCTCTTACCCCCAACTCTATCAAAATCCTGGGACGTTTCCAGATCCTCAAGACCATCACTCACCCCAGACTCTGCCAATATGTGGACATCTCCAGAGGGAAACACG AACGCCTGATTGTTGTTGCTGAACACTTTGAAAACAGTTTAAGTGATTTTCAAAAACAGGGGAAAACAGCCAG cCCAGAGACAGTGCTGCAGATAGCCTATGAGGTCCTTGAAGGTCTGGAGTTTATGAACAAACATGGTATGGTGCACAGAGCCCTCAGCGCACACAATGTGCTCATGGACTGCAAG GGGAATGTCAAGCTGGCAAAGTTTGGCCTTTATCATATGACGGATCATGGGGCCGATGTAGATTTTCCCATTGG GTACCCATCATACCTTGCTCCAGAGGTGATCGCTCAGGGCTCCTTTTCACCCCATGATGCAGCTCCTCTGCCTTCAGGACCCAAGACAGATGTCTGGTCTCTTGGGGTTTTGCTCTTTGAATTATGTGCA GGTAGACGACTGCTGCAGAATATTCATATAAGTGAGAGATTGAAATTCATTCTAACCTTGG GTTGCATGGACGACATTGTCACTGTCCTTGCTGAGGAACATGGTTGCCTTGATGCTATTAAG GAGCTGCCTGAGAATGTTCTCGAGTTATTAAGGAAATGCTTGACATTTCTTCCATCCAAAAG GCCGACCCCTGCAGAGCTGCTGGGAGACCCTGTGTTTAGTGGCATCTCCTTCCTCTATACGCCCTTCCAGAAGCCTGTGAgtcttttttcctcttccctGCGCTGTGCACATCTGGAGCTCCCAGAAGACATCAGTGACCTTTGCAAAGGT gatgatGAAGACTACCTGTCAGAGCGGGCCATAGATGAGGTGTACCATCTGTGGTGTCTGGCAGGGGGAGACTTGGAGAAGGAGCTGACCAACAAGGAGATCATCCAGTCCAAACCTCCAATCTGCACACTGCCCAA TTTTGTCCTGGAAGACGGAGAGTCATTTGGCCAGGGAAGGGATCGGAGTTTCTTGCTTGACGACACAACAGTGACACTGTCTCTCTGCCAACTCAAAAAT AGGCTAAAGGATGTAGCAGGAGAAGCCTATTACCCTCTACTGGAAGACGA ACAGTCAAGTCTGCCTCAGTCCAACAGCAGCAATGAGCTGTCGGCCACCGTCACGCTCCCACTCATCATCCGCGAGAGAGACACCGAGTACCAACTCATCCGCATCATCCTCTTTGACAGGCTTCTCAAG GCCTATCCTTACAAAAAGAACCTGGTGTGGAAAGAGGCCAGGGTGGATGTCCCCCCTCTTGTTCGAGGCCTGGCGTGGGCAGCACTGCTGGGCATTGAG GGGGACATTCAAGCCAAATACGAGAGCATAGACAAGGATACTCCCATaccaactgacagacag ATTGAGGTGGACATCCCACGCTGCCACCAGTACGACGAGCTGCTGTCGTCTCCTCAGGGCCACATCAAGTTCAGGCGTGTGTTGAAAGCCTGGGTGGTCTCCCACCCTGACCTGGTCTACTGGCAGG GTTTGGATTCACTTTGTGCCCCATTCCTCTACTTGAATTTCAATAATGAAg CCCTGGCATATGCCTGCATGTCTGCCTTCATCCCCAAGTACTTGTACAACTTTTTCCTGAAGGACAACTCTCATGTCATTCAAG AGTACTTGACCGTCTTCTCCCAAATGATTGCCTTCCATGACCCAGAGCTAAGCAACCATCTAAATGAGATTGGATTCATCCCAGAC ATGTGTTTCCGCTGCACAAGATCTTCCACCTGTGGGACACGCTGCTGCTGGGTAACTCCTCTTTCCCCTTCTGTATCGGCGTGGCCATACTGCAGCAGCTCAGGGACCGTCTCTTGGCAAATGGCTTCAATGAGTGCATCCTACTCTTCTCTGACCTGCCAG
- the tbck gene encoding TBC domain-containing protein kinase-like protein isoform X3, which translates to MRPLKDAQLGAFTFFASALPHDVCGSNGLPLTPNSIKILGRFQILKTITHPRLCQYVDISRGKHERLIVVAEHFENSLSDFQKQGKTASPETVLQIAYEVLEGLEFMNKHGMVHRALSAHNVLMDCKGNVKLAKFGLYHMTDHGADVDFPIGYPSYLAPEVIAQGSFSPHDAAPLPSGPKTDVWSLGVLLFELCAGRRLLQNIHISERLKFILTLGCMDDIVTVLAEEHGCLDAIKELPENVLELLRKCLTFLPSKRPTPAELLGDPVFSGISFLYTPFQKPVSLFSSSLRCAHLELPEDISDLCKGDDEDYLSERAIDEVYHLWCLAGGDLEKELTNKEIIQSKPPICTLPNFVLEDGESFGQGRDRSFLLDDTTVTLSLCQLKNRLKDVAGEAYYPLLEDEQSSLPQSNSSNELSATVTLPLIIRERDTEYQLIRIILFDRLLKAYPYKKNLVWKEARVDVPPLVRGLAWAALLGIEGDIQAKYESIDKDTPIPTDRQIEVDIPRCHQYDELLSSPQGHIKFRRVLKAWVVSHPDLVYWQGLDSLCAPFLYLNFNNEALAYACMSAFIPKYLYNFFLKDNSHVIQEYLTVFSQMIAFHDPELSNHLNEIGFIPDLYAIPWFLTMFTHVFPLHKIFHLWDTLLLGNSSFPFCIGVAILQQLRDRLLANGFNECILLFSDLPEIDIERCVRESINLFCWTPKSATYRQHAQPPKPAGDNGFGKAATYYSSDYQDMAKTDLSTRYLR; encoded by the exons ATGAGGCCCCTCAAAGACGCCCAGCTGGGGGCCTTCACCTTCTTTGCCTCAGCTCTCCCTCATGATGTCTGTGGGAGCAATGGTCTCCCTCTTACCCCCAACTCTATCAAAATCCTGGGACGTTTCCAGATCCTCAAGACCATCACTCACCCCAGACTCTGCCAATATGTGGACATCTCCAGAGGGAAACACG AACGCCTGATTGTTGTTGCTGAACACTTTGAAAACAGTTTAAGTGATTTTCAAAAACAGGGGAAAACAGCCAG cCCAGAGACAGTGCTGCAGATAGCCTATGAGGTCCTTGAAGGTCTGGAGTTTATGAACAAACATGGTATGGTGCACAGAGCCCTCAGCGCACACAATGTGCTCATGGACTGCAAG GGGAATGTCAAGCTGGCAAAGTTTGGCCTTTATCATATGACGGATCATGGGGCCGATGTAGATTTTCCCATTGG GTACCCATCATACCTTGCTCCAGAGGTGATCGCTCAGGGCTCCTTTTCACCCCATGATGCAGCTCCTCTGCCTTCAGGACCCAAGACAGATGTCTGGTCTCTTGGGGTTTTGCTCTTTGAATTATGTGCA GGTAGACGACTGCTGCAGAATATTCATATAAGTGAGAGATTGAAATTCATTCTAACCTTGG GTTGCATGGACGACATTGTCACTGTCCTTGCTGAGGAACATGGTTGCCTTGATGCTATTAAG GAGCTGCCTGAGAATGTTCTCGAGTTATTAAGGAAATGCTTGACATTTCTTCCATCCAAAAG GCCGACCCCTGCAGAGCTGCTGGGAGACCCTGTGTTTAGTGGCATCTCCTTCCTCTATACGCCCTTCCAGAAGCCTGTGAgtcttttttcctcttccctGCGCTGTGCACATCTGGAGCTCCCAGAAGACATCAGTGACCTTTGCAAAGGT gatgatGAAGACTACCTGTCAGAGCGGGCCATAGATGAGGTGTACCATCTGTGGTGTCTGGCAGGGGGAGACTTGGAGAAGGAGCTGACCAACAAGGAGATCATCCAGTCCAAACCTCCAATCTGCACACTGCCCAA TTTTGTCCTGGAAGACGGAGAGTCATTTGGCCAGGGAAGGGATCGGAGTTTCTTGCTTGACGACACAACAGTGACACTGTCTCTCTGCCAACTCAAAAAT AGGCTAAAGGATGTAGCAGGAGAAGCCTATTACCCTCTACTGGAAGACGA ACAGTCAAGTCTGCCTCAGTCCAACAGCAGCAATGAGCTGTCGGCCACCGTCACGCTCCCACTCATCATCCGCGAGAGAGACACCGAGTACCAACTCATCCGCATCATCCTCTTTGACAGGCTTCTCAAG GCCTATCCTTACAAAAAGAACCTGGTGTGGAAAGAGGCCAGGGTGGATGTCCCCCCTCTTGTTCGAGGCCTGGCGTGGGCAGCACTGCTGGGCATTGAG GGGGACATTCAAGCCAAATACGAGAGCATAGACAAGGATACTCCCATaccaactgacagacag ATTGAGGTGGACATCCCACGCTGCCACCAGTACGACGAGCTGCTGTCGTCTCCTCAGGGCCACATCAAGTTCAGGCGTGTGTTGAAAGCCTGGGTGGTCTCCCACCCTGACCTGGTCTACTGGCAGG GTTTGGATTCACTTTGTGCCCCATTCCTCTACTTGAATTTCAATAATGAAg CCCTGGCATATGCCTGCATGTCTGCCTTCATCCCCAAGTACTTGTACAACTTTTTCCTGAAGGACAACTCTCATGTCATTCAAG AGTACTTGACCGTCTTCTCCCAAATGATTGCCTTCCATGACCCAGAGCTAAGCAACCATCTAAATGAGATTGGATTCATCCCAGAC CTGTATGCTATTCCGTGGTTCCTGACTATGTTTACAC ATGTGTTTCCGCTGCACAAGATCTTCCACCTGTGGGACACGCTGCTGCTGGGTAACTCCTCTTTCCCCTTCTGTATCGGCGTGGCCATACTGCAGCAGCTCAGGGACCGTCTCTTGGCAAATGGCTTCAATGAGTGCATCCTACTCTTCTCTGACCTGCCAG
- the aimp1a gene encoding aminoacyl tRNA synthase complex-interacting multifunctional protein 1a produces the protein MFLARSLFKMSSPNPLLRLEQRAAEADQIIEYLKQQVQLLKDKAIVQASVREEKKLMVENAKLKNDIEELKKQLLEIEKKRGVQAVPMPLDDNRDECILKPTPPKPSGPAPSASPAVAVQSAPPKDESKKKKPEKKGGEKAEKKQAAPSQEDAKVDVSRLDLRVGRIITAEKHPDADSLYVEQVDVGEASPRTVVSGLVKHIPVDQMQNRMAVLLCNLKPAKMRGVVSQAMVMCASSPDKVEILDPPSGAAPGDRLTFQGFPGEPDKELNPKKKVWEQVQPDLRTDSQCVATYKGAAFEVAGKGVCKAQTMSNSGIK, from the exons AT GTTTTTAGCTCGCTCCCTGTTCAAGATGTCAAGTCCCAATCCTTTATTGAGGCTGGAGCAGCGAGCAGCCGAGGCTGACCAGATCATCGAGTACCTGAAACAACAAGTCCAGCTGCTAAAGGATAAAGCCA TCGTCCAGGCCAGTgtcagagaagagaagaagctGATGGTGGAGAATGCCAAACTGAAGAATGACATTGAGGAACTAAAAAAACAGCTGCTGGAAATAGAGAAGAAGAGGGGAG TGCAGGCAGTACCCATGCCATTGGACGACAACCGTGACGAGTGCATTTTGAAGCCCACCCCTCCCAAACCCTCTGGGCCGGCTCCCTCTGCTTCCCCTGCTGTTGCTGTCCAGAGCGCCCCTCCTAAAGACGAGAGTAAAAAGAAGAAACCAGAGAAAAAAG GAGGGGAGAAGGCAGAGAAGAAGCAGGCAGCGCCCAGCCAAGAAGATGCCAAGGTGGACGTGTCTCGTCTGGACCTGCGCGTTGGACGTATAATCACGGCTGAGAAGCACCCAGACGCCGACAGTCTCTATGTGGAGCAGGTGGATGTGGGGGAGGCTTCTCCGAGGACGGTGGTCAGCGGGTTGGTCAAGCACATACCTGTGGACCAG ATGCAAAACCGCATGGCAGTTCTTCTATGTAACCTGAAGCCAGCCAAGATGAGAGGAGTGGTATCCCAGGCTATGGTCATGTGTGCCAGCTCACCAGACAAGGTCGAAATTCTGGATCCCCCAAGTGGCGCAGCACCAGGGGACAGACTTACTTTCCAGGGATTCCCAG GTGAACCAGACAAAGAGCTGAACCCAAAAAAGAAGGTGTGGGAGCAGGTTCAGCCAGACCTACGCACAGACAGCCAGTGTGTTGCAACCTACAAGGGAGCTGCCTTTGAAGTCGCCGGCAAGGGAGTGTGCAAAGCCCAAACCATGAGCAACagtggaataaaataa